In the genome of Ictalurus punctatus breed USDA103 chromosome 3, Coco_2.0, whole genome shotgun sequence, the window ctctgccagaaagcttaaaatgggccgtggttggatcttccaggaggacaatgatccaaaacgttcatcaaaatcaacacaaaaatggtttactgaccacaaaatcaaggtggccatggccatcccagtcccctgacttaaaATAGATataaaacctgtggggtgaactgaagagaagagtccaccagtgtttgaaggatctggagagattctgtatggaggaatggtctcagatcccttgccatgtattctccaccctcatcaggcattataggagaagactcagagctgttattttgGCAAAGGGAGGAAGCACTAaatgactaaaagggtgccaataattgttccacacctatatttaacaaagatattttttcttgataaacctgtgttgtgtttgcaattgtttgatatccatgagagcagagtatttctgtgaattttttgaacaaaggatcaaaaggttaaacagtaaagataattttcacagccttctttgctcatatttaccaagtgtgccaataGTGTACTCTGATAATAATGACGGTGAAGGAATTAGGCAGAAAATACAATTTGCCTACATTCCATAGTCTCAAATGCCATGTTCACAAGcccattatttttttaaaaaaaaaaaatcctagttAAATCTCTTGTTACTTTCTACAATATATTACACTTACATATAAATGAAATTGTCAGCATTTTGGGACGTTTTTAGAATGAGGAGATAATGGTGTAGGAAATTGTGATATAACTGCTCTTCATGGCGCCCTCTACAGGCGCGAGCTCGTAAGACATGGAACCTTTATGATGGAAGAGGAAACTTCAGCCTCCTCACCTACTGTAGAGGACCTGTCAAAGGAGCGTGGAGCATCCTCAACTTTTTTTgctcaaaaatgcaaaatatttcaGATATACCTCATTTATACAAATGGAATTGCCAGACAGTCCCTTAGGCAACTTGCCCTGTGATATTGGGTCAGAACATTCTCAGGTGTAAATATGCAGCTCTAATACGCGTTGGCATTTTTGAGTAAATGTTTTATGTCCATATATATTAAgtgaatattattaaaactaatGGTGGTATTGATATCTGTGTAAGACCGTCTCTTCTATAGCACAAGTGCAGGGGAACATGAATATCCAACGAATATTGAGCCTAAAACTAACTTTGAAAACGCGATGAAAAACCCGGATAATATTCCCGGTGGTCATCCTCCCTTTCTGTGACCTTCTTACTTCTTACAAAATAACTCAAAGTCGACAAATAAGACGGCAAGAAAATATAAATGAGgcatatttataacatttagcatttttgagCAGAAATGGGttttaaacataattaattagcaatttaattttcaatattaaaacaaaaatatgtatgAACGCGTCatcatttgtattttgtttttcaatttggAAACCAAAAACGAATGGACGCAAAACATACACGAACTACCCATTCACTGTTCCTCATTTAAGTGAAACCATTCAGAATTTTTAATTAAGAGAAAAGAGACTCAAAAAGTATGACTGCAGAATCTTTAATATAGCCTGATTGATTTGAATAGTCTGAACAGTAAGGTGCAGAAGCTAAAACcaattaaagttaataagaagtGCCTGTGCAAAACCAGCTTTACGTCAAGTGCTTCAAGTGCTTGGAAAAGTGCCCAACATGGTCTGATATGGaaaggttgattattttccaatttcTTTAAAGCTTAAATAGTCAGAAAGACTAAGAAGCAACATAAGTTAAGTTACTAAGAGCCGCAAAACCTAAAAACACACTAATCTGCAAACAAATACTAAATGCAAGACACTAAACACTAAAAGCACTAAAGTATAAGATAAAGTATACAGTATAAGAACCAGACTAAAACTGCACTCCAGAGTAGGAGAGGTTATGATAACATTTCCTCTCAAGAACAGTAATTTCGCATAATAGTGTGAAGTCATAACCCAAAATAAATAGATCACATTCCAAATAGTAACAAGCTAATACTACAAATTAACTCTTCTGGTATAGATTTAAATCAAACAACCTGTCTTgaaataagtatatatatatatagggagagatttttttttccttctgataCTTTTACGATGCATTGGAATGATTAACCAATCTATGACAATGGAGTTTAAGTAGCCAATCGGATATAGCTGGGTGACCTCTGTTCTGTTGTATATGATACTGGAGTTGGCAGTCAAACACAAAATTCATTTGGCCTTCTGGGCTTTCTGAGCAGACTTGGTGACTTTTCCACAAGTTGGAGCCTTCTTCTCGACTCCCTTGATCACTCCAACTGCCACAGTCTGACGCATGTCACGCACAGCAAAGCGCCCTGTAAAGTAAACACATCACAGTTTGAGaattttctcctattaaactgATCAGAATTCTTACCAGTTCAACAGAATCAATACCTCACAACAAATTCCAATCTTGTACGCAAGATTGAGATGAAAAGATCTGGAATTATTTCACACAGTATCCTCTCAGTTTTGCCTAAAATACGTACGTCACAACAGCGCAAATCGTCAGGCACTCACCAAGAGGTGGATACTCTGAGAAGCTCTCCACACACATGGGTTTCCCAGGGATCATGTCTACAATGGCAGCATCCCCAGACTTGAGGTTCTTGGGATTATCCTCAAGTTTCTTCCCAGAGCGGCGGTCAATCTTCTCCTTGAGCTCAGCAAACTTGCAGGCGATATGTGCAGTGTGACAGTCCAGCACTGGAGCATAACCAGCACTGATTTGCCCTGGGTGGTTCAGGATGATCACCTGATGCAAAGAATTACATCAGTCATTCTGACAATCTGCAACTCAATAATACTAAACAGTACACCATCCTCAGAAACTGTATTAAACCTGCAAATACATTCACATTGTAGTAACATTCATATGGCTTTAAAGAAGATTAGCAGCAGAAATTAAATACTTGAGCAGTGAAGCTGGCTGCCTCCTGGGGTGGATCATTCTTGCTGTCCCCAGCAACATTCCCACGGCGGATATCCTTCACTGAGACGTTTTTGACATTGAAGCCCACGTTGTCCCCTGGCAGGGCTTCAGACAGAGCCTCGTGGTGCATCTCCACAGACTTTACCTCAGTAGTTATATTAACTGGGGCAAAGGTCACCACCATCCCTGGCTTCAGAATTCCAGTCTCCACACGACCAACAGGGACAGTTCCAATACCTAATCACATGTTAAATATAGCTCCATCACTTGTTTTAACTGAAGGATGATGTGTAGTAATTAAGACTGTAGATATTTTTTGCCTGGTAATAAATGCACAAAGTATCACCTCCAATCTTGTAGACATCCTGCAGAGGTAGACGGAGTGGTTTATCAGTGGGTCGAGTTGGGGGCTGGATGGCATCGAGAGCCTCCAGAAGAGTAGTTCCTGATACACTGCCATCCTTACGGGTGATCTTCCAGCCCTTAAACCAAGTCATCTACAGAAATGACAGACACCTAGCAATATCAGTCTCTCGATTACCATGAATATCAATGCACCATCAGAAAAAATCATAGGGCAGTTTTATTGTCAGCTATGATGTCACACATACATTGGGGCTGGCCTCCAACATGTTATCACCGTTCCACCCAGAAATGGGGACAAATGCCACGGTTTCAGGGTTGTAGCCAATCTTTTTAATGTAAGTACTGACTTCCTTTACAATTTCCTCATAGCGCTTCTGGCTGTAGTTGGGCTCAGTGGAGTCCATCTTATTAACACCTACGATGAGCTGTTTTACACCCAGCGTATAGGCCAGGAGTGCATGCTCTCTGGTTTGACCGTTCTTTGAAATACCAGCTTCAAACTCTCCAACGCCAGCTGCCACTATCAGGACAGCACAGTCTGCCTGGAGAACACAAACAGAAAGCACATGAAGCATTGTTCAAATCCAAGAACATACTTTTGAGCTGTATTCTATAAAGTCACCCAAATTCACACTGATGGTCATATTTTACTTTGTCCCAGAGCAGTGTTGGATTCTCAAACCTGAAACTGTGTGTCCATATAAGTGtgtgttttctataacagcagcactgacgGTAGTGCCAGCTATAATTCAAAGGATATGTTTGCTGTACATTAACAGGTATATCTAAtaggttattgtttctataataacagctcattcacagggacttgtatggtggacacacTAAATGATCCAAGCATaatacagtccctccaggattttgcaattttgtgagcacagaaattaacacaaaatcaagcaaaatattttttcGTTTACTGCAGCTTTCCCACAGATTTCCCGCAGATTTGGACCAAAAGGCATCATGTGACGTTATCACAACGTGCAGTCAGCCAAAGCACTCTTCGATTTATGTGCAtagaacatgagtacagctaaaaggtctcatttaccaacaaacatcactacaaaaaactatttagtgcaattgcaattttgccaattcaagtagttttccaccaaaaaagcacaaaaaccgCAAGTTACCttgtaaattttgaaaaaagccacagcaaaataatcatttttgaATATAGCTAAAATGTAAGCAATAACAAAAATTTACTTGCAAACGGTCCATAACATTAGATTTAACCATGAACAGGTGAAAAGGCATGAAGTcccattcattaataaataattactaataataataataataataataataataatctggtAAAAGCCCTGTGGTATAAACAGAATAATACACTGGGGTAGATGCTATTACAGGAAAGTAATCCAACGGCCCTCCACTTTGAGCTGTATCACACAAAAATAGTACAGAAGTGCTTTTTATATTCATGAAGTAAAAAAAGGActctatgaatatgcaaatttgaAAACTTGctctacacaaacacatgtCCATCCTATTTAACTATATCATCACATATTTAAAGCTAAGGTACAAAGCAAGTAACCCAGAAGGcaataattaataatgcattGCTCTGAAGGACTGACCTGGGAGGTGCCAGTAATCATGTTTTTGATGAAGTCCCTATGCCCAGGAGCATCAATGATTGTGACATAGTACTTGCTGGTCTCAAATTTCCACAGGGAAATGTCAATGGTGATACCACGCTCCCGCTCCGCCTTCAGCTTATCCAACACCCAGGCATACTTAAAGGAGCCCTTACCCATCTAAAAACAGTTTAGAAAGTAATGTAGGAAAATGTCAGGGGAAACAGTGTCGTTTCTGAATTCGAAATGGTTTAATGGTTGTCAAGGTCAAAGACTTCTGTAACAGCCCTACCTCAGCAGCCTCTTTCTCAAACTTCTCGATGGTTCTCTTGTCGATGCCACCACACTTGTAAATGAGGTGACCAGTAGTAGTGGACTTGCCAGAGTCAACATGGCCAATGACCACAATGTTGATGTGGAGCTTCTCCTTTCCCATGGTTGGTTATACTGAATCTGACAAAGGTGCTATGTGGCCTACCTCATACAGtggaacaggaaaaaaaacaacacaaaactaaTACATAGTTAGATGTTACAGTGAAATGTTTAGAGCTCAACAATTGCACGTGAGGTTGAGGATGCATACCATAGAATAGTTGTTACATGTTAGACAGTGAGCAAAGAAATAATTCTGCTTTTAAGTTCTAGTGGAGCTCACTTTCACCTACAGCACAGTGTACAGCACCATGGACAAGGGCTGAAGCAGAACACACAGCAACTGCTTTTTCTGCAATCTATTTCAGCAACTTTATGAAACTGACTTCTGAACTGAAATCAAACAGTAGCCTAGATGGCAAGCTAAAAACCTTACGTTtctgatttgttttctttttccatttctttcccTCCTAAAATGCCATGTTAGTACATTTCTTTAGCACAACCACAAGCGTGAAAGCTGACACCAAACCGACATGCAGCAAGGTGCACAAAGGTCCTCCAGTCTCTGCTCATTATGCTCTCACACACCCTGTCCTGCTTTGACCATTTGCAAATTTTTTTGGTGTCGTATGGCTCAGCTCAGGAGCACCAGGCTGGTGCAACTGCAAGAGCTTTCTTTCTTCGGTACTTCCCACACCAGCAATCGAGCAGACCTCCATTTTGTAAGCAGTAACCTGAGCAGCCATTTGcgatcaattaaaaaaaaggaatctaTCCTTATGTAACGTCACAATTTATTCCAGCTCACTTCCTGTCTACCAAGACTGAATAACCTGTCATATTTCCCCACTCACATCCCATGAGGCATTATGTCATATTTAGTCACTAGGAACTGGTTAAGCTGAAGGGCTTGATGCTGAATATAATATTTAGGCAGCGTTcagaataaatatttcatgCTGACAACCTAAATTCCATCCTAAACATTAACACAAGGGTTAATCTTACTCACATGACCTAACATTGGTTTAACATGGTTACCCAATAACCTTGAGAGCTGGAatattctaacacacacacacacacacacacacacacacaggtcagtgGCTGGGTGTCTGGGAGATTTAACAGCACAAGCTCCTCACTGCAGCCGCCGCCATGTTCCCTCATCCCACACACTGGCTCTAACGCGACGCCTAATCCCCAGCATCACTCACAGCGCTAAACATGTACACAACGTCGGAATATGAATGACATATTGATACAAAGTTGAGTTGGTCTCTAGTGTATATGTAATGGACACGGCTGTGGTGTAATTGAGAAGATACAGTACCTGAGCTGCAGCAACACGGCGCtgagactcacacacactgacacacactgacacactgaagcGCTCAGAGCTGCTTTATATGGCGCCACAGCGCGACTGCGCACTTCCGCGCTACACTACTCAGTCACCTGCTTTTAAAGGGTTTGGATGGGTTTAACTTTTGTTTTATTGGGTATGCAGGATACATTATTCTCAATAAACAGTTAACATCGATATGAAGAAATATAGGTTTACCACCTGTGTCAGCTGGGTGAGTATTAGGGCATGTGCCTGCTTATTAGCGCCATTTAAGAcatacaccttttttttttttttttttttttaaagcgagCTTATAAATAGTTCGTGAATTTCTAACACGTGCACTCTAACAACTGGAATAGCTACTATACATGCATTATATATGCACTATATATATGCACTATATTTgcactatatgtatatatatatatatatatgcactatATATGCACTATAtttgcactatatatatatatatatatatatatatatatatatatatatatatatatatgcactatATATGCACACCTAATTTCAGAATTTGATATGCTAACAACAAAGAAACTACAAACACTACACTCTGAAATAAAGGTACTTTACCTTGTCACTgttcatttatccatttatttttacctaAAAAAAGTGCATGTGGTGtgcattatatggccaaaagcatGTGTACACCTCTAcatgggtcttccccaaactgttgccacaaagttgaaagacACAATTGTCCAAtgccaatagaaggcaacaaattaccagtagaaactcacagggaccattacagtttccattcaaaCCACTGCAATTCCCATTGTAACCattaaaccattacaaattcaatgagagtttctattgtttgtgtgtgtgtgtggggggggggggggaggggttgaactgcctcaaactgcttcttatcggtacacagaaatGTGTCATGCTCTGCTTTTCATATATCTAGTAGTGGTACAGCACAAgtgcttcagagcgctctcattattctatcctgctttattctatcctgtattaaccatctttctgtaataaacctttttaccttcagaggacgagtctgtgagtgtcgtctaatttccacgacaatttggcgTCCCTGGGTGGGCTGCGCTaatctttcagcttttctggacaacaagcaaactgGAAGACGTTCGAGGAAAAGTTTCACCTTGAAGTCCGTGTTGTTTTCCCTTTGTTGTGCATAGCAAAAGACGGATGTagccttaccactgactggttagaatcatcaagaatttagaattagaattagaattagaattttatgaagacagtgtattgctgtctgtgtggaatggagtcaatgatatagaattagaattttatgaagacagtgtattgctgtctgtgtggaatggagtcaatgatatagaattagaattttatgaagacagtgtattgctgtctgtatggaagggagtcaatgatataaaaaatgcgtgtattacattgagagaagtattacatggagcgatttcttataagagtgcacggtggcttagtggttagcacgttcgcctcacgcctccattgggggttcgattcccaccgtggccctgtgtgtgcggagcttccACGCTCTCCCCATGCTGCCAGGGTTTCTTCCCCCAGCCCATGGGCATGGTTagatgtccgtagtgtatgaatgggtgtgtgaatgtgattgtgccctgtgatggattggcaccctgtctttGACGATGCAACTAAAGGCCTAAcgcaatgaaaatatgtatccCAAATGATTTTTATAATCTAAACAGTTTCCCTTCACACATAGATAGTAAACAACTTCAgattttcagaaatatattatGCGTTGAGGGAGTTGGTTGTATTAATGGCACGAAAGCCTAAAAAATTTGGAAATTCAAAAACTGCCATCATATCTGAAGTCACATGTACAACATATAACAGTCAATACTATTTTGTTCAGCACAAACATTAGGTTTTGGTACAGTTTATCCTCTAATCTAGGATGTAAATGGTGATGCCAAGGCAGCcatatttttttatgaaaaatattaagaatatatgtttaaaataacACACTCATAGCATATGTCAGAACAATTATGCAAGAAGAGTCAATGCTAATACAATGTTAATTTAATATTCTTGATATTAGACTTGGAACCaattcattatttgttttatattaaactgTACACCATTAGCTAAATGAAAATAACCAAACAGTACAAGACTGATTTATGCATTTTAATTACTTGGATTGAACATGACTTTTTATGATGAGGGGAAATTAAGTGAATGCAAGACTTTTCATAGGTGAATGTGGAATAGACATGGTTTACACAATACTTCAGCCATGTAGCAAACTGCATGGGGATGAATGTTCTTTTAACTTAAGAGTCATTCTTATAAACAATAGATTACAGTCAGCTAAAAAAtataatgtgaaatgtaaaaaaaaaaattttaataaaaaaacaagcaacCAAATATAACGCCTCCCTTTTACGGCATCATATTATCCATattatgtttataattaaaaatttaaaaaataataataaaaaagtaaaacagtGTAAAATCTCAGAGATTGTGGGTCAAGTGTTTtataggcatacaataaaactAAGGCACAAGAAAAATTAAGGGAATGTTATGTAGGTGTTTCACTTGCTTTATAAAAAATTTCACCAAAGCgtaaatgtgatttaatttgACTCCATGACTTTCAGACATTTCcttattaacataaaataaacaaattttacATTCCATCATATTTGCTCAGTCTTCAAAATTATTATAACCAACGGTAATTCTAAACAGAACATACAAGtataaaaatctaaaacagCATGTAGAGTGCAATGAACCAGTTATCAGTCACTGCTGATATAAGACCTGTGCAACCAGAGTGGaatttctttctccaaacactgaacattaacAACCTTTACATTTACAGGTGTGGCAACATTGTTAACAAGTAAATCTTATTAAGCAGAGAGACAAAACAGAATTTTATCCCCCCAAAACCCTAGCTTATTTAGACTATGGCTAATGCGGCTCCCCCCCCCCAATGTGTGCAAAGAAACAGTGAGTGGTCATATGGTGAGACCACTACTTAAAAATAAGGAGTTCCTAATCCCCCCCCCACATAGACTAAAGTCCCAATCAACTGGTTACTATTGCTTCAAAAGACCAGCCGTGTGAATCTATAGGTCAAAATTAACCTACAAAATATcaacacaaagcaaaagtaaagGTTACCAGAAGCAAATGAGAAGATGCTTTCCCCTTCAGTAAAATAACTTTTCTGACAGGCGGATTTTATTTGTGCGTCATTCTTTCAACTGAAAAATCAGGACAGTGTAGTTTTCCCAAGTGTCTCCCATATCCCCAAAGGGTCTTAAATTGTAAATGCCGCAGATGAACCAtagatgttggcacctctgcatTTAAAGAAAAACTGTATTTAAGCTACAGTTTAAATCTAGCTCAGTTTACTTCGTGTTCCTagactcagtggcttgctcagttgggataaattcactcctttaatatctgtataccatgttgatatttctgtaaagctgctttgagacaatgtctattgtaaaaagcgctatacaaataaaattgaattgaatagatgAAACAGTGAAAAGCATTTTACTGtatactctaaaaaaaaaaaaaaatgcagaaaaatgtttaagggttcttcagctGTTCCTCGGGTGGAGTTTCTCCCTAATTCGCACACGGCAACATGATTCCTTGCATAATTAGCATTTATTGCAGTTCCCACTTATGACCACTAGGTGGAATAACTCTATGGAAGTTAAGTTTGGCAATGAGGAAGCTGCCCCATGATTGTGCAGCATCTAGAAAGGCGagcaaatcaatggaacatGACTTCTGTCaaatggaaatatatatttttttaatcattggtCACTAAAAAGAGGTTATTAGTAATGGAGTTGTGAACAACGACTTAATGATGAGTAACATTTGTTGAACAGCTGACATATATCAGCTCTTCCCCACAAGCCATTTCTGGTTTTAAGACAAACCAAGGTTTGCTGAGACGTTAAA includes:
- the eef1a1a gene encoding elongation factor 1-alpha 1a; the protein is MGKEKLHINIVVIGHVDSGKSTTTGHLIYKCGGIDKRTIEKFEKEAAEMGKGSFKYAWVLDKLKAERERGITIDISLWKFETSKYYVTIIDAPGHRDFIKNMITGTSQADCAVLIVAAGVGEFEAGISKNGQTREHALLAYTLGVKQLIVGVNKMDSTEPNYSQKRYEEIVKEVSTYIKKIGYNPETVAFVPISGWNGDNMLEASPNMTWFKGWKITRKDGSVSGTTLLEALDAIQPPTRPTDKPLRLPLQDVYKIGGIGTVPVGRVETGILKPGMVVTFAPVNITTEVKSVEMHHEALSEALPGDNVGFNVKNVSVKDIRRGNVAGDSKNDPPQEAASFTAQVIILNHPGQISAGYAPVLDCHTAHIACKFAELKEKIDRRSGKKLEDNPKNLKSGDAAIVDMIPGKPMCVESFSEYPPLGRFAVRDMRQTVAVGVIKGVEKKAPTCGKVTKSAQKAQKAK